The window CTACCAAAATATACAGTCCTACAcgtatagcaaaaaaaaaaatcaaggttATAACACACTAAAAAAGGCTTGATTGAAGatctttataatatttaaatattaattattttttaaatttcttaacATACTCAAACATAATACATGGAAAATTAGATTTAGTGATGAAAGCTAAAACATGTATCAATATTGAAATTATAatgtgaaatattatttttcataaGTAATATAACCTACAAATATTGAAAAATCCACGAAGATTCTAAACTCAAATAAGGAAAAACATTATCTGTTcaacaaaaatatgaaacaaattaATTTGGTGATCTTAGAAAAACATTAGTATGCCTTATAACCAGCTTTGAACTTCCATGTTGGGAATGACAATCTTATGCCAATTAATTACATTGTATAAAACTTTAGACTTAACCTCTTTAATGCATCTCACCTACATTCTTTAAGCAATGGTTTTATTGGTGCATATTTGCAAATTGAAACATCATATACTCCAACTAATGAATCATAATAGACATTAAACTATGGTTGAATGGCTTGAAGTAGACTAATTCTCTTTGTAAAGCAAAGTGgatttttcattttctataaaattcCAAGGAAAACTTATAGTTGTGGAAAAGATAAGCAATCGTTTAATTTTCATTTGAGAATTCATAAGATATAGCAGTATTAAGTATGTAAACTTGGTTTCATTAATTGGAATAAGAAACATACCTGTTAAAAAAGAGCAtgttgaatatttaaaaaatgagGGAGCACATATTAGATCATCAAGTGTGTAGTTGTTCAACCAACATATGTTTATTTCTTAGACTAAATGTGGTCTTAATCCGTTCTATAGTCCACTTTGACAACTTGAAGAATGATTCATACACATTAAGTTTTTAAATGCTAGAAACATTTTTCTTACAAACCATCTTAGTCAGATTAATTCGAAATAATCATatactttagtttattttaatattttcagttTCATGAttagaataatttatttttattcttattttcaGTTTGATGATTATAACGAGCTATCTTAGTCAGATTAATTCAAAATAATCATATACTtcagtttattttaatatattttcagcTTCATGATTagaatagtttatttttattattattttcagttTCATGATTAGAACGAGCTATGAAAATTGAGCAAAGAAATAAACTAAGATGACTTAATTATTGCAATAATCTGTTTGATATGAATATAAAAAGTGTGAATAATTGAAAATAATTCCCcaagaataattaaaaatgaggAAATAGACAATAGTCATCGCTTCACCCTCTTTGCGTTGTCTGGGCCTTTTACCTCTCTCTGTCTGTCGTTCACACTCTTTCCTTCTTCAAAGTTTCTCTCTCTGATCCCTTACTATAAACTCTCTCTGTAGATTTGTCGAAGCTCAAACTCTTTCCTCTGTCTCCTTCTCTCAGGTAACTATCTCTCAAACTGCAGTTTTCTTTTTTGCTGCCTCCGAATCTGATTCTTTCCCTGCATTATATGTTCAAACTCAAACTCTTTTCTAGGTTCTTGTTTTGGTTATATAAAAGTTAAGCTCTTTTTAAGAAATGGGTTCTTGATTTGACTCCTAAAGATCGAACCTTTAGTTGGTGTTTCTTTGATTTGTCTACAAATTTTAGGGGTTTTAGGTTCTCAGTTTCAATTTGTATAGTTTGGTTTAGTTCTCTTCAAATCTCTACTTACTTTGCATTATGGTTGCAATAAATTTGATCTTTTTACCTTTTTGCATGTCACAGGTTCTGTTTTTTCACCACTAGTTCTTGAGGTGGTGGTTACTTGTCTTATTCTGTAAAAGCTGTACCTTTATGTTGTCACAGGTTAAAGAACTATTTGTATAGCTGTGAGAAGATTTAAGAGTGTTTGTTGAAGATGAAGAAAACATCAAGCAGAAGCCAAAGAGGGAGCAGAGGTATCAAAGGGAAGCATGTCCTACAGATATGTGTTCTGCTTGGAGTCTGCATCTGGCTAATCTACCAAGTGAAGTATTCTCATGATAAGAAGAAGGAATTCTATGAGACTGATGACAAGAAGTTGTCAGAGAAGGAAGATGGATTGGTGAAGCTTGGGAGAAAAGATCTTCTTCCCGGTTATCATAAGAATGTGGAGGAGAAGCATGTGGAAGATGACGAGGATGAAGACCATGGAGAAGAAGGGAAAGAGAGCAAGAGTGAAGTAGAGAATGGTACTcatgaggaggaggaagaagaagtagctgaggaggatgaagaagataaGAGCAAGGTAGGAGAGGAAGTAGTTGAAGAGGATGAGGAAGAGAACAAACATGAGGAAGATGATATcgatgaacaagatcaaagcaaaaCGGCTGGAGATGCTGATAAGGATGATGAATCgcttgaagaagagaaggaAAAAGAGACTGATCATGCAGATGAGGTTGATATGACTGTTGACGAGGCGCGCGAGGAGCATTACAAGGCTGATGATGCTTCCAGTGCGGTGTCTCATGAGTCTCGGATACTGAACACTGAGAAGCTTAAAGAAAGCTCTGATAATTCAACAGGAACAGCTCAGGAGAACAATGCAAACGCCACTGTAAGTGAGGTTGAGGAGGTTCAGAAGGAACCTGTCTTGGAGAAAACAACCACAGAAGTGAAAGATGGTGACAGTGAACCATCCAGAGGTGAAGCAACAGTTAATGGGAATTCAACAGAAGCAGTTCTTGAAGCTTCAGGGTTTCTGCAGAATGAAACAAGAATCATGCAAGAACGGAGTCAAGAAGATGGTGCATCGCCTTCAGGGTCCTCTGTTGTCAAACTTGAGCAGACACGTGATGAATCTGCTCCCAACATCACTGTTTCCGCAAACGTTACCAACATAGATCCCATTCAAGATGACTCGAGGAACTCGACTTCAGAGTCTTCTTCTCTAATAGAAAACATCTCAGGCTCAAACACAACTGAGGTGAAGGAGAATACAAGGTCTGAAGGTAGTGATGATGAAACAGTTGAATATAAGGAAAGTTCAAACCAGTTCTCCACAGAGCAAAAGGAGGAAGTAGATGATACTCCTGAAAGCACAATGTTgcaagaagagagagaagctcTCACTGATCCACAAACCTTGCCGGATATAAGAATAGAAGGGAATGAAGacgatcaagaagaagaagccatctCAGCAGAGTAAAATGAAGCTGCATAAGTTAATGTGAATGTTTTCTATGGAGTTTTCTGCTTTTGCAGCTATGTCTAGTAAAAGCTAAAAATGTATTCAGTGTCTGTCTCTGTTAGTTCCCAAAACTGTATATTAATCTTCTACTTTGGCTATGGATTTGCCTTCACTAGTCTTGAGGAAAAACTAAAGTTCAATATTTAACAGTAGAATAGAAGAGCTCAACAATTAGTCAGCCAAGTGGATTTTGGTCTTTCTTGCATCAACTGTCCGGAACAGCAGCAATCATGTCTTCAAGTAGAAACCcatttctttgtatttttaaaaactcaGAATCACTAATCAAAACTTGTTATCTGATAAAGCTTTCCAAAAGGTGAGAGCTAGTTCTGTACAAAATACATAATTAGTCATTAATTATTCTTTTCCCCCACTGCTCTTACATCAGCTTAATTAAAACCAAACCCTCCTTAGAAGAACATCTGATACATTCTCTCCCAAGTTTTCATTTATAGTGTCTCTTCTTATGTTTGGCTTGCGCCAGATTGTGGAAGAAATCTACAATTACTGGCTCGTAATCTGGCATCTTTCCATAACCTGCAAATGGATTTTCAAAGTTCATTTCTCTGCTTCTCTgacaaaaatcatatttaaattaCACAGAAGGTTCAAATACAAACCAGGAAAATAATTGATGTCAATAACAGAAAAGACATTCTTGCTCCCATGTTCTCTGATCATGTCTATGTTGAAAAGCCGAAGTCCCTATCAAAATACAAAGCAGcaaaagattaaaaacaaaacaaaagaaacagacTTGCAGGGGAGAAATGTGAGGAAGCGGCAAATTTTTATACCAATAAGGTTCGCAGCTCTTTCACAAGTGCCTCAAGGAAAGGCTTTGGAGGCAGCTCAGCAACGCTAGGTTCCAAGTCTGCATTATCCGCTGAAGCAGCAGCAGATGAAACCCTCGGGAATTTGAAGACGCCATTAGCTTTGGCTTTTTCGCAGTTACTACTCACGTTTGGTAGAGAGAACCGTCTCACCACTTTTATAATATCACCCACCACAAAGACCTTGAACATTACTCCACCTTCATGCACCAAAACAAATGAATAAAGGATACATTCTGTATTTTACTAAAAGTGTTAAGGTAAAACCACAAATAGTACCATGATTAACAAACTCTTGCAGGACTAAAGGCGGTTCAAGTTCCGCCAGTGAGTGCTTGTCATAAGCTAAGAACAACTGATGTGACTTTGCAGTTCCATCGATCCAGAGTGGCTTTGCAACTGGGACAAAAATGAAATAAGTTTAAGATCCCAATCATATTATTTGCTCACAATCATCATTTAATGTGAAGTTGTTGTACCTAGTGGAAATTTAAGACCAGCTTCCACAACTCTATCTGCACTAGATGCTGAATCTTTCAAGACAACCAATTGTTTTGGAACATAAATGCTGCCTACAAGGGATTTACCAAAGCAAAGGATTACTTATAGAGTAGTAATTAAAGGAAGTTCTTGAATTCATAATGTTAAGAGAATTATTACCACTGCAATCTGACAGATTCAAATCTGCCATACCCTGAAGCATCGATTGTCGATTATATATACGCTTTATTGCACTTGGAGGATCAAGCACAATCACTTCCGGGTGTTTCTGCTGGTAATCCTACAAACATAGTAAAGCAAATATTGAGTTTGATGATATAATATTAATCTAAGTGTATGTAAGgaataaaaaaattctcaaaagtCCAAACCTCAATAACGTCTTGCCACTCTTTTCCCAGTAGCTGCAAGTGCACAATCATATAATTCATAAGATTTCCAGCAAATAAAGAAAAGGTTCATCTGAAAGCATTCTTGGTTCCCACAAACCTTATGCAAAACGACATCAAAAGGCCCTTGTTCAGAAAGTGGACGGTTCAAATCAATGGGGACAAAGCAGATGCCTTTTCTCCTAAAATAGACACACAAGTAGTATTGTTAGcgctttgtcaaaaaaaaaaactccacaAGAATAAGAAAAAAGGATGAAAGCTATGGTTTGATTAGGAAGAAGCAAAAGAAACCTAACTACAAAAACCCTTTGCTTGAGGGATTCTAGAACACAATATTATAAGCAGAATCAGtcattgtttaatttaaaacacCCATGTGGCTGAAGAAGATCTCCAAGCAATAGAAAAAAGGCAAAACATCaaaagttaattattttttctgtaGAAGGCTTAAAGTCAAACTTCAACAGAGACTAATCCAAAAGGAATATTCCCCATAGAAACAAGGTTCCAGATACCTCAAGTATACTAATAAGTGCATGTCTAAGCAAGGACTCATAAAGGACAAAAGACAGTAGCTAGTGGCTATGGTCCTCCACAACAGAATCATGCTATACCAAAACAAGAGCAAGGAAACAAGAACCAAATCtagttaaaatttgaaaatgaagAGTGGTCTCAGGAaaagaaacacacacacacacttgaTTATCAGACAAGCCACTTGTGTTATGTTTCATTACCTAGCCATGAATTCAAGCTTGGGCTGCAagaaactcttcttcttcttggaagTCAGAGCGTACCCCACAACGAGTTTCTGCGTCTGCTGAAACAGAGGCCGCTCGACCTGAAACGGCGCCGTTTCGGCCACCACTTCTCGGTTTTCCTCAGCGCCGCGTGGCACCAAGTTCTCGCCTTCCAATCTCATACCGATGTCCTCAAATCCGCCGCAGGAGAACCCTAGATTGCACGTAATCCTCAAATCACGCCTCAATCTGGCGGGTTCGATATCTCCAGAAGCGAGAGTCCCAAACattttctagagagagagagagagagatgggtaaGAAGAAAGGTAGATCCTTTTTTAAGATCCTAGGCTCTGCTCTACAGTTTCAGGCTGCTGATAAACGAGAAGAGAGCGAGagagtaagagagagagagagatgcgcTCGACACTATACGTGTTCGGTCACAAGTTCAGAGGCGAGACAAATGAGATTTGTGAGAATGTTGAGGGAGAGATTAGACTCGGAATCATGTATttatagaagaagaaagagagattgaATGAATTTTGCAAGAATAAAGATATGTTAACAGTgcagttcaaaaaaaagatatgttAACAGTGAAAATGGTCGTTCCCTAACGCTTtgctgatattttttttttgttttctaaaacatAAAGACACTGTAGCTGCCAGAGTTTCTCCAAAACGACAATACTTTAATTCTATCTTTAGTTCTTTACTAACCTTTTTTCGAATTCCACCTAATTTGTTGTGAATGAATTCCACGTAGTCTCTACATCAATCCGTATTATAAAAGTATGAAACAAATATTTTCATACAGTATGTGTGTGACAAATCATATCATTATCCCATCACTTCTACCAATAACAATGAATCGCTTActgttttcttttctaataAAACGAACTGGATACTGTTTTGGTGATGAACAATTACAAAAGTACGTGTTAACATATGGCTATAGACCACTATGACATAGCTAACATCTTGATATGTATATGTATCACTAGTATTTGAGTTTCATGCACTTCCCTTTAAAATAACTAACTTAGACCATCCGCAACGGTAGAAATGGGGTTATCTTAGCGCGAATTCTTAGGCAAAACCTAATATAATAATCGTTATATTTTAACTTTAGGTAAGAAAGAGTCCTTAGGGAAGGAGGTTTAAGGATTAATCCTTAAGTGCGTGGCATCACGTGATAGGCTAGCGGAAGGGGTGTGTTTCGCGTGGGGGAAAAAAGAATCATTTGGTTTCTCgataacgaaaaaaaaaaaacgctcTCGCGATATCAAAGGCGATTCGGCGACTGGAGAAGGGTGAAGGTAAATCGGAGGTTTCACGGTTTTTTTTGGCATTTGGAGTTGTTGCATGTTGATTCATCTGGTATTAGGGTTCTATCGAGGGGTTTTAATTGATTTCGGTTCTCAAATCGAGTTGGGGATTTTtcgaattagggttttcttcaAGATTTGTTCACCGCGCGTCGGTTAGTTGTTGTTTTCGTCGTTATTAAGGGTCGGGATTGAGTTATTAAGGAGTGGATTGAGTTCTTTATCGATTTAAGTCTTGGGTTTAGTTTCTAAATCGATTAGTTTTTGTTGTTGCAGGTGTTGAAATGGAGGAAGAATTAAGAGATATGAAAGCCCGCAAAGATTACTACAACATGCTTCATGCCGTTTCAGATGCGCAACAAGGTATTCCTCAATTCTGCCCCTGTGGATCACTGACGAAGGAAGTCGTTGATGAAGACGACACATATGACTACCTCCCTGGGAAGAGATACTTCATCTGCCGTGAGTTCGAGGTATTAAGTTTTCTCTCTTACTaaatctcttcttctttgaaATGAATGTGCAGTTTGATAATGGTAATTATTTTGGCAGAATGACGGGATGCATTTCAGGCAACCATGGGTTACGGGTATGCAACAAGAGGTTGAGAggttcaaaaaaatattcaacgAGCAGGAAAAGTTGAAGAGAGAATGCGAGGCGCTTAAGGTGAGTGGAAATATAAATTGTAACATGTTTGTGCCTGTTTGTAACGCAACCTGTGTAACAAAAAGATTGGTTTGTCTGATATATGTTCAGGAGCAGGTGAAGATGATGCATTTGCGTCTGAATGAACTTGAGAGCAGCCATTCGAAGGTTAGTCTGTAAACGTATTTGCGTAACTTTAGCTAGATAGTTTAGCTAGATAGTTTTTAAAACTCTAGGTAGATAGTTTTTCAAACTTTATTGTTGAACTTTATAGTTGAAACTTTATAGTTCAACTTTAGTGTTCAAACTAGTATAACTTGTTGTTGTGATTTCGAAAGTGATTTGATATGTTATAAATGAAAAGTAAACCCGTCTTTAATTGTGCCTAACTGCATTTAGGCGTCTTTACCTGTAATGAGAAGACACTTTCCTACTAGAAGTAAATTCATTTATGTAGAACAGAAAGGCCTTGCGTTCTGGAAGAGGATACTAGACAACTACAACTCCAGCCCTTTACTGGTTGGTACAATCCCCCGCGAACTTGGGCAAGTGAAGCAACGATGGGCCAGGATCAACGATGTGGTGTGTAAGTTTTGTGGTAGCTACGAGATGGCACATAGGGAGCAGAGAAGCGGGCAAAATGACAACGATGTGATGAAGGCTGCATTGGAGATCTTCTTCAATGACAAGGGCTTTAAGTTCAACTTGGAACATGCCTGGAGAGAGCTTAGGCATGATGTCAAATGGTGCTCCACCTCTCTCGGGAAGGACAATGGGAAAGACAAGCGCAAAGGTGCTTCAGATGCGGGAGGGTCAGTGACAGAGCCACAAGAGAGACCCATAGGAGTGAAGGCAGCTAAGGCTGCTGGTAAGAGGAAGAAAttaggaaaagaagaagaattagGACAACTTAAAGATTTGATGGAGACCAAAAAGCAAATCTCAGATCAGAGTTTGCTTGCAAGCTTGTTTGCTAAAACCGACCCACTGACTGAGATGGAAATAGCtttgaaaatgaaattaatGTCTCAGATGTTGTGATGGTTTTTTAACGCTTACTTACTGTTGTTTACTTGTCTTTTTACTCATGCTTACGAATCTCTTTTTACGTGTTTCAGGTGAAGAACAAGCCCATGTGAGCGAAGTCACGGGTTGTCTGGAAAGCTGCtgtgtgttttgtttgtttctgcGACTCTTATCATGTGAACCAAGTCACGGGTTGTTTGTAACCCTTGGCTTTATAACTATGTTGTCTCGGCTTTGTTATAACTCTACTACTCTTCTTCTCAAAAAACTTGTATCTCTCTGCTTTCAGTTTGTTGTCTTTGCACTTGATCATCTACTTTTGTAAGCTCTCTGTTTCTTGAAGTAGATGTTGTTTATCGCATCACTTGTTTTTTATCGCATCACTTGGTCGCATCACTTGGTTTTTTATCGCATCACTTGTTTTTTTATAGCATCACTTGGTCGTTTTCTTATAGCATCACGTTAATGAACTTGATCATCACTTTAATGAACTTGATCATCACGTTAAAGAACTCCAATTTATATTCTAACTCCAATTTATATTCTAACTCCATTTATCTAAGCTCCAATTTATGTTCATCTAAGAACTAGATAATCACTTGGTCGGTTTTTCCATCAGTTGTTTTGGATTGTTTCATCACTTGTGTCAATTTTTCTAGTTTGTGTCAATTTTTTCTAATAAGGCAGatacaaaaaaatgaatttaataatttaattaattatggaTTGTTTCAtcacttgattttttttaaagggaTTACCAAATATGGAAGATGAAGTCGATCGCAGATTGAATGCGGCTTTGGATGAAGCTGTCGATGAATATTTTGAAGATACATACAACAACATTGCGAACAACCAAACTAAGAAACAGAGCAAACGTGCATATGTCGAACGCAATCGCGAAGAGGGCCATACCCAACTATGGAACGACTACTTTAGTGAAAATCCGACATTTCCCCCAAATTTTTTCAGACGGCGTTTCCGCATGAACAAGGCAGTTTTCATGCGTATCGTCGATCGCCTCTCGGAAAATTTTCAATTCTTTCAACAAAGAAGAGATGCTACAGGAAGGTTAGGTCTATCTCCACTAGTCCTGGGCATTCGGATCCTCggttcgggtcgggtcgggttatTCGGTTTTCGGATTTTTCGGGTTATGTCAAATGTAACCCGATTAAGAACCGGTTAAATTACGGAtcggatcggttcggtttatatcgGATCCGGTTcggatttctatttttttttggaatccgAATGAGAACCGAATTAACACCGGTTCGGATTTTAACCCGAAAAAATcgtttcggttcggattttaacccgaaaaacccgaaaatacaacataaaaaaaaacattctagaATCAAACTATCAAAGTATCAAACTGAAACAATATCATAGAAACTGAAACAACATCCTCAAAGGCTCAAACAAACTGAAACAAACTGAAGCAACATCCTTAAAACAGAAACAACATCATGAAAGCAGAAGTAACATCCTCAAACAAACAGAAGCAACATCCTTGAAACAGAAATAACATCCTCAAACAAACTGAAACATAATAAAACCAGATAAAATGTTCTTCAAGACACTTCTAAGCAATGCAAACAGAAGAGACCTACAAAAGAGAGCAGAGGATTAAAACTTGAACTCGTCAACAAGCAATGCAGCTGAGACTCAAACTCTATCAGTAAATAAGAACATGTACCTTGCTTAGAACTTGATTCGCATGACACATTCTCAGCCTAAGACTCTCAGGTTTGGAAGTGCAGCTGCGGCTCAAACTCTACACAAAATGAAAAAGAGAAGATTAAAAGCTGAACTGGAATACTCAAAACTTAATACAACTTAAGAACTAAGAACATACCTCTTTGTAGTTCATCTTGTAATTCAATCTCAGCAATCAGTTGCTGAGTTGAAACCACGTTTCTTTCATTGATTCGAATCTCACACTTAAGCCATTGTTCTGTGCACATGAGAACCTCAATCATGTAGTGGGTCAAGCAACTTCTCGATGGATCAAGGATTCGATTACTTGTGCTAAAGGCAGACTCTGATGCAACAGAAGAGACTTGCATAGCTAGAACATCCTTAGCTATGGCAGCTAAGGTCGGGTACTTTGAACTGTTGATCCTCCACCAACCTAAAACATCAAATGGAATTCCTAGAGGATTGGGTTTAGGAATTTCTACCTTCTCCTTCAAGTATAGCTCTAACTCAGTGCTTGCATCTTGAAATCCCAACTCGTTCACCATTTCCTTGTACAAGGAATCCATTCTTTCATACCCATACTCATTCTCATCAGAAGAATCCATCGCAGCCTCATCTTGTGACTCTTGGACACTCTGACTCTGAGACGATGAACCAAATGCTGGAGCAGTGTGTGATGCTGCAGAGGCGTTGTACTCATCAAAAAGCCTTTCCATGACATCAGTGACTGAGTCGTAGAGCACCTTACTTTGTGGACTATCTTTCCCATAAAGCTTTTCAAAGCAAAGACCAGCAAACTTCATCTTGTTCCTCGGGTCAAAGACACTTGCAACAATCAACAGCCTATTAATGTCTTTTAGACCATCCCAATACTTATTAAACTTTGCCCTCATAACCATAGCCTTTGTCCTAAGCTTCTCATCCGTACTAGTACTCAATGTAATCAGATTCCTTTCTATGGTGACAATCTCATTGTAACACTTGTAGGAACTAGGCGAGTTAGAAGCAGAGACAACTAAAGTGGAGTTGTAGAATATTACCAGGAACTTAACCAAACCCTCCACTTTATCCCAATCCTCTGAAGTTGGTGGTCCAACCCTCTTCTTGCCCTCCACAGTCTCTTGAAAGTGATCATTGTAAAGCTTGTCCTCAACTTCCATTCTATCAAACGCTGCTCTAAACTTCAAGGCCCTTGACAACATCAGGTAGGTTGAATTCCATCGTGTCTTGCAGTCCAAAGATAAGCTACCTCTTGTCATCCTTGCTGACTCAACCTTCTGATCAAATGATTCGACTCTCTTAGAAGAAGCTCTGATATATTGTATGGCGTTCCTTATTGCACACACACTCGCATCCACCTCTAGCATACCATCTCGCACAACCAAGTTGATGATATGAGCACAACAACGTAGATGCAGAAGCTCACCTCCCAGCACTAAGCACTCAGGTCCTAAAGCGTTGAATGCATCCCTGAACAACTTCAGAGCATTAGTGTTCGCAGTGGCATTGTCTACTGTTATTGTAAACACTTTCTTTATCCCCCATTCAGCCATACACTCCAGCAAGACAGAGCATATTGTCGCCCCTTTATGATCCGCTACATGCTTGAAACCAATGATGAACTTCCTAA of the Brassica rapa cultivar Chiifu-401-42 chromosome A03, CAAS_Brap_v3.01, whole genome shotgun sequence genome contains:
- the LOC103862266 gene encoding uncharacterized protein LOC103862266 isoform X1 translates to MEEELRDMKARKDYYNMLHAVSDAQQGIPQFCPCGSLTKEVVDEDDTYDYLPGKRYFICREFENDGMHFRQPWVTGMQQEVERFKKIFNEQEKLKRECEALKVSGNINCNMFVPVCNATCVTKRLVCLIYVQEQVKMMHLRLNELESSHSKVKNKPM
- the LOC103862291 gene encoding zinc finger BED domain-containing protein RICESLEEPER 2-like; translated protein: MYCIPHFEEDSSWGNENLDKVCTLLFGNRIKRWEDMSSKYLTVTNQVLYKLVCSNWIPTMSYTAMNAERLRFIYMLYHRKGFNFEKVIYNQILKMAENTETEKKKRIILPTLYASSQDYKSLPSIGFVMDSSSPQREAIRDDDETQGNDDEFGTTSPVTASGNKRKTKSAAAVKKKKNTSTRSTVWNHYTRLKDNRNKCSCNYCGRVMRCATSNGTSCLKKHLGICKEHQTWVQSQSQTQHTLNAESDDEDGVQLKLARVSNEVVREATNEMLVISELPLSFVDGLGWKHFCNKVNLPKPHSRRTATRDIVELYAKRKSDLMQLISGNKQRVSLTTDIWVAPSTAASYMVITAHFIDDRWKLRKFIIGFKHVADHKGATICSVLLECMAEWGIKKVFTITVDNATANTNALKLFRDAFNALGPECLVLGGELLHLRCCAHIINLVVRDGMLEVDASVCAIRNAIQYIRASSKRVESFDQKVESARMTRGSLSLDCKTRWNSTYLMLSRALKFRAAFDRMEVEDKLYNDHFQETVEGKKRVGPPTSEDWDKVEGLVKFLVIFYNSTLVVSASNSPSSYKCYNEIVTIERNLITLSTSTDEKLRTKAMVMRAKFNKYWDGLKDINRLLIVASVFDPRNKMKFAGLCFEKLYGKDSPQSKVLYDSVTDVMERLFDEYNASAASHTAPAFGSSSQSQSVQESQDEAAMDSSDENEYGYERMDSLYKEMVNELGFQDASTELELYLKEKVEIPKPNPLGIPFDVLGWWRINSSKYPTLAAIAKDVLAMQVSSVASESAFSTSNRILDPSRSCLTHYMIEVLMCTEQWLKCEIRINERNVVSTQQLIAEIELQDELQREFEPQLHFQT
- the LOC103862265 gene encoding inositol-tetrakisphosphate 1-kinase 2 gives rise to the protein MFGTLASGDIEPARLRRDLRITCNLGFSCGGFEDIGMRLEGENLVPRGAEENREVVAETAPFQVERPLFQQTQKLVVGYALTSKKKKSFLQPKLEFMARRKGICFVPIDLNRPLSEQGPFDVVLHKLLGKEWQDVIEDYQQKHPEVIVLDPPSAIKRIYNRQSMLQGMADLNLSDCSGSIYVPKQLVVLKDSASSADRVVEAGLKFPLVAKPLWIDGTAKSHQLFLAYDKHSLAELEPPLVLQEFVNHGGVMFKVFVVGDIIKVVRRFSLPNVSSNCEKAKANGVFKFPRVSSAAASADNADLEPSVAELPPKPFLEALVKELRTLLGLRLFNIDMIREHGSKNVFSVIDINYFPGYGKMPDYEPVIVDFFHNLAQAKHKKRHYK
- the LOC103862263 gene encoding cilia- and flagella-associated protein 251; this translates as MKKTSSRSQRGSRGIKGKHVLQICVLLGVCIWLIYQVKYSHDKKKEFYETDDKKLSEKEDGLVKLGRKDLLPGYHKNVEEKHVEDDEDEDHGEEGKESKSEVENGTHEEEEEEVAEEDEEDKSKVGEEVVEEDEEENKHEEDDIDEQDQSKTAGDADKDDESLEEEKEKETDHADEVDMTVDEAREEHYKADDASSAVSHESRILNTEKLKESSDNSTGTAQENNANATVSEVEEVQKEPVLEKTTTEVKDGDSEPSRGEATVNGNSTEAVLEASGFLQNETRIMQERSQEDGASPSGSSVVKLEQTRDESAPNITVSANVTNIDPIQDDSRNSTSESSSLIENISGSNTTEVKENTRSEGSDDETVEYKESSNQFSTEQKEEVDDTPESTMLQEEREALTDPQTLPDIRIEGNEDDQEEEAISAE
- the LOC103862266 gene encoding uncharacterized protein LOC103862266 isoform X2; amino-acid sequence: MEEELRDMKARKDYYNMLHAVSDAQQGIPQFCPCGSLTKEVVDEDDTYDYLPGKRYFICREFENDGMHFRQPWVTGMQQEVERFKKIFNEQEKLKRECEALKEQVKMMHLRLNELESSHSKVKNKPM